The Epinephelus lanceolatus isolate andai-2023 chromosome 12, ASM4190304v1, whole genome shotgun sequence genome segment ATTAAAACAGTGATACTGTCTTCCATTTCACAGACCTATTCTGGGCTCTTCTGTGTGACTGTCAACCCCTACAAGTGGCTGCCAGTCTACAACCAAGAGGTGGTTGTTGCCTacagaggaaagaagaggagtGAAGCTCCTCCTCATATCTTCTCCATCTCTGACAATGCCTACCAGTACATGCTGGCAGGTAAAAAGAACATTAGATGATGTCACCATGTCTCGTACATGTAACTTTTGTTCCACATAATTATAATGAATCTTGCTACCTACAAAATTGTCCTCtctggaaacttgttttttgTAGACCGTGAAAACCAGTCAATTTTGATCACGTATGTAATGTCTTACACTTCAAAACATAAATGACACTGTATGCTCTGGAATAAAATCTTATTCTATATTATGTCACTGTAGGTATTGATCATTGACTTTACTATTACAGTGGAGAATCTGGTGCAGGAAAGACTGTCAACACAAAGAGAGTCATCCAGTATTTTGCAAGTATTGCAGCTGGAGGCATAAAGAAAGACACCGTTGCCAAGGACAAGGTAAATAACAAGCTCTGTCAAATGTGTGAGTTCTCAGAGGTCTGGTGCATCTCTAACAGGCTACAACTACAgataacacaacaaaaaaagagtgTAACTATCAACTCTTATCCCCTGTAACTACAAAGGAATAGATTTGCCTTATATGCTCAATTAAATTCCTGGTATTAAGTAACACCGACAGTAATCTTTGTGCACTGGTCCCAAATCAAACTCCTGTCATGATTTCCACCTTCAATAGCTACTGTGGTCGATAATTTGTAGGTTCTGTTCCTCAAACGTTCACAAACTGACACCAGAGGCTGCTAAAGTCTCTTTGTGTATCTCTAAACATTAATCACAGATTGAGCATAAACAATGTTCCTCTTTCACAGGGTACCCTGGAGGATCAAATCATTCAGGCTAACCCTGCTCTGGAGGCCTTTGGGAATGCAAAGACTATCAGGAATGACAACTCCTCCAGATTTGTGAGTGTTGAATCTTTGTTTGACTTAATTGTGAAAAATATGTAATCAAGTTCCCATGCAAACACAATCAGTGGTGGTAGCAGATATCAAGGTGttcttaaataaacaaacttaattCTTTCAGGGTAAATTCATCCGAATTCATTTTGATACCAGGGGGAAGTTAGCCTCTGCTGATATTGAAACATGTAAGAACAAACACCCTTTTACACTAATACTGggaatattattttatttacatgttttaacatAGTAATATAGTTCATACTACACATACTTACACACAAAGTAATTTCTCTCTTGTATTTTTCACATGTCAGACCTTCTGGAGAAATCTCGTGTGATCTTCCAGCTCAAGGCTGAGAGAGATTACCACATTTTCTACCAGATTTTGTCCAACAAGAAGCCTGAACTCCTGGGTGAGTACAAGGCTGTGGtggctgcccccccccccccaactttctcactctctctctcacacacacacacacacacacacacaacacacacaagacaaaaaaaaagacatggctGTCACtgatattttatttcagttgtgTGTCCATCCATCTGACCTtgtcccactctctctctgtgtcctccagAGATGCTGTTGATCACAAATAATCCCTACGACTACGCCTTCATCTCTCAGGGGGAAACCCAAGTGGCCTCCATCAATGATTCAGAGGAACTGATGGCAACAGATGTCAGGCTCTcactcattcctcttttttACAAGACATTAAACTTTAATCATAATGACGAAATTAGTTACACTGGATTCATACGAAAAGCAACCCCGTGTTAAAACAATCCTGTATTAGAACAACGCAGGGGGCCATGTTGGTTTAGGTACTGATGAGAGAATGAAATACATCCAGGAAGTCTAGTTGGAGTAACAGATTAATGTATCTAAAGACTTATCAGATGCCAAAACAACATCACAACAGTTTATCATACCCAGAGACAGGATTCTACAACTTAGTTATCACAGCAGCAActagcagctttttttttagtCCTGCGTCAAATGTCTTTGttagtttttatcatatttagtCAACCtcatcctgttttgtttttttgtcaattttttgttgactaaaaggttcagtgtgtaggatttagggggatatattggcagaaatggaatattataTAGTATtgtataataagtatgttttctctaGTGTTCGTTACCTTATAATGTGCTGTTTATATTTTCATAGGTCATCTATGAAGATTACCATGTTGCACTGGTGTATTTCTACAGAAGCcaagaatggacaaactaaacaccaGCTCTAGACAggatcattttgcatttttgtttttttatatttacgTGTCTGCCACCATTTTCAGAAGCCCGTCTGTAGCAAGCGGGATTAAGACCGATTTGTAATGTAAAACTGATATTTTTTAGTATTTGTAATGCTTAAAATCACCTAGTCTGTGAACATCTTGATCAtaagttatcagagagaaaaaaggtgagcacacattaccATGTGGTTGGTTAGCCACCTGTCTTCAACATgcaaaacagcatcagagaaacgctgatttgtaatgttaaactgctttattcagtgttttcatggtttaaatcactgggtccatttgttatggagaggaggagacctcggaaCCTCCTgtacaatgaacactgaaggaatcctaaccaggagaagtttcagctggttgcaatctgcaatccttacTGCTGGACACCACCaaatcctcctaaatcttacacacttcacCTTTAAAGTCCGGGCATTTGCATCTTatcttagtcaaagaaaaccgTAACTAGTTTAGCATAGTTTTTTGTATAATTTTGATTAAAGCCATCTTCCCTACCCAAATGCTGACAAGTTACCACATGCTCCTCGACAGGATGCCTTTGATGTATTGGGCTTTACGCAAGAGGAAAAGAACTCTGCGTACAAGTTGACTGGTGCCATCATGCATCATGGCAACATGAAGTTCAAGCAGAAGCAGCGAGAGGAGCAGGCTGAGGCTGTTGGCACTGAAGGTGAGAGACCGTGGTTTGTCAGGTTGGCTCAGAACCAATCAGAAGAGACACTTACAGTTACAGTACTTATGCAGTTTTACAACATTCACTCTTCTTCTTCAGATGCTGACAAAGTTGCATATCTGATGGGCCTGAACTCTGCTGACCTCATCAAAGGTCTCTTGCACCCAAGAGTCAAAGTGGGAAATGAGTGGGTCACCAAGGGACAAAATGTTGCTCAAGtaagaagcaaaaaagtcaatgTAACTCTTTCTTATACACAAAGGTTCTTTACCAAGGGTCACATTATGTTTCATATATGGCTACTGCTACAAAAGCTGAAaggttgcttaaaaaaaaatcacaaaaaaataaagaaacatttcACTGCTTGGTATTACATAAATTGTCTGTTCCCCAGGTGACCTATGCTGTTGGAGCTCTGTCCAAGGCTGTATATGAAAGGATGTTTCTGTGGATGGTGATGAGAATCAACCAGTCACTGGAGACCAGGCAGCCTCGCCAGTACTTCATTGGTGTTTTGGACATTGCTGGATTTGAGATTTTTGATGTAAGTTGTCCTGTAAGCCCACAGTAAACCAGCTCCCTTTTAACAGAAACTGGATGGATAAgcctattttttttctatttgcaGTTCAACACCTTTGAGCAGCTGTGCATCAACTTCACCAATGAAAAACTGCAACAGTTTTTCAACCACCACATGTTTGTGCTGGAGCAGGAAGAGTACAAGAAAGAGGGCATTGAATGGACTTTCATAGATTTTGGGATGGACTTGCAGGCCTGCATTGACCTGATTGAAAAGGTGAGATACTGGACTATTACATGTCCAGACAAACATAAAGATTGACTGAaagtattgtgattttttttttcaaaccactcaTATTTTTGTCCCCTCAGCCCATGGGTATCATGTCCATCCTTGAAGAGGAGTGCATGTTCCCCAAAGCTTCTGATACCACCTTTAAAGCTAAGCTCTATGACAACCATCTGGGGAAATCTGCCAATTTCCAGAAGCCCAGAATTGTCAAAGGGAAACCAGAGGCCCATTTTGCCCTGATCCACTATGCTGGAATTGTTGATTATAATATCAACAACTGGCTGGTGAAGAACAAGGATCCTCTGAATGAGACCGTTGTTGGGCTCTACCAGAAGTCTAATCTCAAGCTGTTAGCTACCCTCTTTGCAAACTACGCTGGAGCCGATTCAGGTACCCTGCAATGAATTTCTTGTTTGGaaataacaatgtttttttgtctagCTATGATGTTACACTTTAAGATTGTATTTCTGAACAGTTGCGGCCGAAGTTACTGAAGgcaaaaaagagaagaagaagaagggatcATCGTTTCAGACTGTGTCTGCTCTTCATAGGGTATTGTGTATTATTGTTTATATGGTATTTTGTATGATGCCGATTAATTCAACAGCCAACAATTACAAATGTATGCCTCATCATATTAATAGGAGAACCTGAACAAGTTAATGACCAACTTGAGGTCAACTCACCCTCACTTTGTGCGCTGCATCATCCCCAATGAGACCAAGACTCCTGGGGCCATGGAGAACCCTCTGGTGATGCACCAGCTACGCTGTAACGGTGTGCTGGAAGGCATCAGGATCTGCAGAAAGGGCTTCCCCAACAGGATCCTCTACGGAGATTTCAAACAGAGGTATTATCTAATCTAAATAACATACTTTATGCTTCAAAACAGAAGTTCAATATTGTTCTCcaacatgtatatatatatttttcttttccagATATCGCATCTTGAATCCTGCTGCCATCCCTGAGGGTCAGTTCATCGACAGCAGGAAGGGAGCTGAGAAACTTCTTGGGTCTCTGGACATTGATCATAATCAGTACAAGTTTGGACATACAAAGGTATCATCTGAAGTTGTTGTGATACTGTAAAAGGGAAACATTCTGGTAGGAGACGAAGAAGATGGCAAAAAAGTAAAATACCCATTGGTGTTGTCAGGTGTTCTTTAAGGCTGGTTTGCTGGGTCTGCTTGAGGAGATGAGAGACGAGCGTCTCTCCAAAATCATCACTGCTATTCAAGCCAGGTCCCGTGGGCTTTTGTCTCGTATTGAGTATCAAAAGATGGTGGAACGCAGGTATCTTTTGTGCCCAGCTGATATTGTTGCTGAAGATTCAAAAATGATTGGTTTGTGATTTGTACAGTTAACTAAAGCCttccattttatttaaaaaattatttagaGAAGCATTATTAGTGATCCAATGGAATGTCCGGTCATTCATGGGGGTCAAGAATTGGCCCTGGATGAAGCTGTTCTTCAAGATCAAACCTCTGTTGAGATCTGCTGAGGCAGAAAAGGAGATGGCCACCATGAAGGAAGAATTCCTGAAGCTGAAAGAGGCTTACGCAAAATCTGAAGCCCGTAGAAAGGAACTAGAGGAGAAAATGGTCTCTCTTCTTCAGGAGAAGAACGACCTGCAGCTTCAAGTTCAAGCGGTGAGAATGTCACTATACTGACAATTTCCTCTGGACATGTCTTTAAGCAATGTGTTAATGGCATCAAATGTTTGGCAGGAGCAAGATAATCTCTGTGATGCTGAGGAAAGATGTGAGGGGCtgatcaaaaacaaaattcaacTGGAGGCAAAAGCCAAAGAGCTTACTGAGAGactggaggatgaggaggagatgaATGCTGAACTGACTGCTAAGAAGAGGAAGCTGGAGGATGAGTGCTCTGAGCTGAAGAAAGACATTGATGACTTAGAGTTAACTCTGGCTAAAGTGGAGAAAGAGAAGCACGCTACTGAGAACAAGGTATGACATCTAACTTAACTATTTGTTTCACATCAGGAACTTAATCAGGCACTCAGTATCTTATCTTTTCTTGGTTGACAGGTGAAAAACCTGGTTGAAGAGATGTCAGCTCAGGATGAAATCATTGCTAAGttgacaaaggaaaagaaagccTTACAGGAAGCTCATCAGCAAACACTGGATGACCTGCAGAGTGAAGAAGACAAAGTCAACACCCTGACAAAGGCCAAGGTTAAGCTGGAGCAGCAAGTGGATGATGTAAGAACCCATATCAAAATTGTACTGCTTAGATGACATTGTAAGTATTAATAATTAAACAATTCACAAATGTATTTGCATTAAGCTTGAAGGTTCTCTTGAGCAAGAAAAGAAGGTTCGAATGGACCTTGAGAGAGCTAAGAGAAAGCTGGAGGGAGACTTAAAGTTGACCCTGGAGACCGTAATGGATTTAGAAAATGACAAGCAACAGCTGGAGGAGCGCCTGAAAAAGTACAAATTcagcatgaaactgctcattcAGTATGGTCATGTAATATTGTGTACACAGCTTTAATTAGCTAACACTGTTTAAACAAAATTCTGCAGGAAAGACTTTGAGATCAGCCAACTAAATGGCAGACTTGAGGATGAGCAGTCCATTATCATTCAACTCCAGAAGAAGCTGAAAGAGCTACAGGTACAGATGTGTACTAGTGGGTCTAATTAGATGTTAACATATTCCCAAAGTATTgctatatttaaacattttcttctggcactAGGCTCGTGTagaggagctggaggaagaGCTTGAGGCAGAGCGAGCTGCCCGAGCCAAGGTGGAGAAGCAGAGAGCAGACTTGTCCAGAGAGCTGGAGGACATCAGTGAGAGGTTGGAGGAGGCTGGTGGAGCAACATCTGCCCAGATTGAGATGAACAAGAAGAGGGAGGCTGAGTTCCAGAAACTCCGCAGAGACCTTGAAGAGGCCACTCTGCAGCATGAAGCCACTGCTGCCACTCTCAGGAAGAAACAAGCTGACAGTGTTGCTGATCTGGGAGAGCAGATCGACAACCTGCAGAGAGTCAAGCAGAAactggagaaggagaagagtGAGCTCAGACTGGAGCTGGATGATGTGGTTTCCAGTATGGAacaaatagttaaatctaaggTATGTGCACATGAAGATGCTCTAGGTAAATTTCCACACGGGCTGAACTGGCAACTTGGTTGTTAACTGAATTGTAACAGTTCAATACCTAGAGGAGATGCAACATTAGTAAACAGTGAACATGTACACCTTCAACTTTAATTTGATGTTGTTATAGGCCAGGTGGGTGAGACAATCtaaatttaatataaaatattctGTCCCTCCAAGATGGAACTGGGAGTTCAATGTAGTAAATAAATGTCTGGATATGTCTAATGCTGACAATTATTTAACAGTGCTTGTGAACAATGGTGTATTTCTTTTGAAGACTATCTTAGAGAAGACCTGCAGAACTTTGGAGGATCAAATGAATGAATACAGGAACAGGTGTGATGAAAATCAGAGATCCCTTCATGACTTCACCACCCAGAAAGCCAAGCTTCAAGCTGAGAATGGTCAGCATTACTCTTTTCACCTGAATAATAAAATTGTTTAATGTAGAACACTGCAACTCTAAAACTAAATGCTGCCCATCTAGATGAACTTTCAAGACAGCTGGAGGAAAAAGAGTCTCTGATTTCTCAGCTGACCAGAGGAAAAAACTCCTATACTCAACAAGTTGAAGACCTAAAAAGACAACTAGAGGAGGAAGTAAAGGTATGAAAATGGGAAAATTAGTTAAATTATCTTTAAGTTGCAAATACAGTTGCATGTCAAAGAGAAATACCTGCATTATCAATATTCATCCAGGCCAAGAATGCTTTAGCCCATGCAGTGCAGTCTGCTCGTCATGACTGTGACCTGCTCAGGGAGCAGtatgaggaggagcaggaggccaAGGCTGAGTTGCAGCGTGGCATGTCCAAGGCCAACTCTGAGGTGGCTCAGTGGAGAACTAAGTACGAAACTGATGCCATCCAGAGGACCGAGGAACTGGAGGAGGCCAAGTAAGTCCTGTACATGCAAGAACATCAACCTTAATATGACATAAGACAGACTTTGAGAGAAGAACActtaaaattatgttttcttaTTCAACCTGGCATGTTTGCCATGAATGTAGTAGGGGGTTGCTAAAACTgccccaaaataaaaagaacatttaAGCATCAGTGAATAatactggttttgttttttagaaagAAGTTGGCTCAGCGTCTGCAGGAGGCCGAGGAGGCTGTTGAAGCAGGAAATGCTAAATGTTCCTCTCTGGAGAAGACCAAACACAGACTGCAGAATGAGATTGAAGATCTTATGATTGATGTGGAGAGGtctaatgctgctgctgctgttctggACAAGAAACAAAGAAACTTTGACAAAGTATATCAGCATGTTCTAATCGCCAGAAACCTGGGGTTTCAAAGTATTGTTACAGTGCAACTTGCCCCTTTAAATAATTAtcatttgccaaaatgttgagAGCTCGATGTGGTGAGTTTAACTTGAAATCATGCAACTTGTATCTCAATGTCTAGATCCTGTCTGAGTGGAAACAAAAATATGAGGAGTGTCAGTGTGAGCTGGAGAGCTCTCAGAAGGAAGCCAGGTCTCTGAGCACTGAGCTCTTCAAACTGAAGAACTCCTATGAAGAATCTCTTGACCACCTGGAGACCCTGAAGAGAGAGAATAAGAATCTGCAGGGTAACATATTACTGAATTTGTCTAAACAGGCAATACATGCACATTGcaggtgcctaaaaagccaacTTAATACAACTACTTTCATTCACAGAGGAGATATCTGACCTCACTGAGCAACTtggtgaaggaggaaaaacCATTCATGAGTTGGAGAAAGTCCGTAAACAGCTGGAGCAGGAAAAGAGCGAGATTCAGTCTGCCCTTGAGGAAGCCGAGGTAAGACCAAAATCTCAAATCCTCAGTGTCTCACGTACTTACATTTATAGTTTCAAAATGAAGCCATAATTTGGAGAATAGTAAGTAATacatatgtttaaaaaatatcctGATGTCTATCTTAGGCTTCTCTTGAGCATGAGGAAGGCAAGATTCTCAGAGCTCAGCTTGAGTTCAACCAGATTAAGGCAGAAATGGAGCGTAAACTAGCAGAGAAGGATGAGGAGATGGAGCAGAACAAGAGGAACCTGCAGAGGATGATTGAAAACCTGCAGAGCTCTCTTGAGGCTGAGACTCGCAGCAGGAATGAGGCCCTCCGtttgaagaagaagatggaggGAGACCTCAATGAGATGGAGATTCAGTTGAGCCAGGCCAACAGGCAGGCAGCTGAGGCTCAGAAACAACTTAAGGCTGTTCATGCACACCTGAAGGTAAAAAAGAGGACACATCTTTCATTGTAATTCGCATAATTACTCTGGCATCTTTGTAACCGGAGCCTTTGAACATTTTCCAGGATGCTCAGCTCCAGCTTGATGACTCTCTTCGAACCAATGATGATCTCAAAGAGAACATTGCAATTGTGGAGAGACGCAACAACCTGCTTCAGGCTGAACTGGAGGAGCTCAGGGCTGCTTTGGAGCAAACTGAGAGAAGTCGCAAACTTGCTGAGCAAGAGCTGCTGGATGTTACTGAAAGGGTGCAGTTACTGCACTCACAGGTATGGTAGATGCTAGATTtagaatttttttatttttaaaatgttgctttttcGTACATTGTATAATGAAATTGCCTCATGTGTATAATAAAAGAACACCAGCCTGATAAATCAAAAGAAGAAGCTGGAGGCTGACACATCCCAGCTTCAGATTGAAGTAGAGGAAGCAGTACAAGAGTGCAGAAATGCTGAGGAAAAGGCCAAGAAGGCCATTACTGATGCTGCCATGATGGCAGAGGAGCTGAAGAAAGAGCAGGACACCAGTGCTCACCTGGAGCGTATGAAGAAGAACATGGAGCAAACCATCAAAGACCTGCAGCACCGTCTGGATGAAGCTGAACAGATCGCCatgaagggaggaaggaagcaGTTGCAGAAGCTCGAGGCCAgggtgaggtttttttttttttttttacatatatgaTTTGGGTAATTTGTGGTCAGCAGTGATGTTGAAGTAGTTATTCAGAGAGTAATCTGAAATATTGTCCTTGACCAGGTGAAGGAACTGGAAAATGAGGTTGAGATGGAGCAGAAGAAAAACGCTGAAGCTGTGAAGGGCATCCGTAAATATGAACGCCGTATCAAGGAGCTTACTTATCAGGTTTGAAGCAAGTAGCAAGCTTTATTATTCTGCATATGTGGTTTAAGTTCTTTTAAAAGAAATTACCTCAACCTTGTGTGTCATTTCAACAGACTGAGGAGGACCGCAAGAATATTGCCCGACTTCAAGATCTGGTTGATAAGCTGCAGCTGAAAGTGAAATCCTACAAGAGATCTGCTGAGGAGGCTGTAAGTGGAAATGTGTGAAGGAAGGTCTCCATCTGGCTCCTTCCCCTGTCAGTGTGTAACcatatttcttttatttacccTAAACAGGAGGAACAGGCTAATGTGCATCTTGGCAAGTTCCGTAAGATGCAGCACGAGTTGGATGAGGCTGAAGAGAGAGCTGACATCGCTGAGTCACAGGTCAACAAGCTGCGTGCCAAGAGCCGTGATGCTGGCCCCAAGGTTTGAAGCATGCACTTTGTCGCAGGTGCTTAGGATCTGACCCTGACACATGCTGCCCTCTGTTGGCTGCATTTAACATGTTGCTCAGCTCCTCAAGTATTTGTACAAATATATGTATTAGGTATATTGCAGTGCTTCAGTTTAAATTAGTCTGTTAATGAATACACAGCTTTGTGGCAATCAAGCAATACTAATCTCAAGACACTAACAgctg includes the following:
- the LOC117271989 gene encoding myosin-7-like isoform X2: MGDAEMAVFGLAASYLRKSDRERMEASTRPFDIKKECFVPDQVEEFVKATITSRDGDKVTVETQYGKTVVVKDSQILQQNPPKFDKIEDMAMLTFLHEPAVLFNLKERYAAWMIYTYSGLFCVTVNPYKWLPVYNQEVVVAYRGKKRSEAPPHIFSISDNAYQYMLADRENQSILITGESGAGKTVNTKRVIQYFASIAAGGIKKDTVAKDKGTLEDQIIQANPALEAFGNAKTIRNDNSSRFGKFIRIHFDTRGKLASADIETYLLEKSRVIFQLKAERDYHIFYQILSNKKPELLEMLLITNNPYDYAFISQGETQVASINDSEELMATDDAFDVLGFTQEEKNSAYKLTGAIMHHGNMKFKQKQREEQAEAVGTEDADKVAYLMGLNSADLIKGLLHPRVKVGNEWVTKGQNVAQVTYAVGALSKAVYERMFLWMVMRINQSLETRQPRQYFIGVLDIAGFEIFDFNTFEQLCINFTNEKLQQFFNHHMFVLEQEEYKKEGIEWTFIDFGMDLQACIDLIEKPMGIMSILEEECMFPKASDTTFKAKLYDNHLGKSANFQKPRIVKGKPEAHFALIHYAGIVDYNINNWLVKNKDPLNETVVGLYQKSNLKLLATLFANYAGADSVAAEVTEGKKEKKKKGSSFQTVSALHRENLNKLMTNLRSTHPHFVRCIIPNETKTPGAMENPLVMHQLRCNGVLEGIRICRKGFPNRILYGDFKQRYRILNPAAIPEGQFIDSRKGAEKLLGSLDIDHNQYKFGHTKVFFKAGLLGLLEEMRDERLSKIITAIQARSRGLLSRIEYQKMVERREALLVIQWNVRSFMGVKNWPWMKLFFKIKPLLRSAEAEKEMATMKEEFLKLKEAYAKSEARRKELEEKMVSLLQEKNDLQLQVQAEQDNLCDAEERCEGLIKNKIQLEAKAKELTERLEDEEEMNAELTAKKRKLEDECSELKKDIDDLELTLAKVEKEKHATENKVKNLVEEMSAQDEIIAKLTKEKKALQEAHQQTLDDLQSEEDKVNTLTKAKVKLEQQVDDLEGSLEQEKKVRMDLERAKRKLEGDLKLTLETVMDLENDKQQLEERLKKKDFEISQLNGRLEDEQSIIIQLQKKLKELQARVEELEEELEAERAARAKVEKQRADLSRELEDISERLEEAGGATSAQIEMNKKREAEFQKLRRDLEEATLQHEATAATLRKKQADSVADLGEQIDNLQRVKQKLEKEKSELRLELDDVVSSMEQIVKSKTILEKTCRTLEDQMNEYRNRCDENQRSLHDFTTQKAKLQAENDELSRQLEEKESLISQLTRGKNSYTQQVEDLKRQLEEEVKAKNALAHAVQSARHDCDLLREQYEEEQEAKAELQRGMSKANSEVAQWRTKYETDAIQRTEELEEAKKKLAQRLQEAEEAVEAGNAKCSSLEKTKHRLQNEIEDLMIDVERSNAAAAVLDKKQRNFDKILSEWKQKYEECQCELESSQKEARSLSTELFKLKNSYEESLDHLETLKRENKNLQEEISDLTEQLGEGGKTIHELEKVRKQLEQEKSEIQSALEEAEASLEHEEGKILRAQLEFNQIKAEMERKLAEKDEEMEQNKRNLQRMIENLQSSLEAETRSRNEALRLKKKMEGDLNEMEIQLSQANRQAAEAQKQLKAVHAHLKDAQLQLDDSLRTNDDLKENIAIVERRNNLLQAELEELRAALEQTERSRKLAEQELLDVTERVQLLHSQNTSLINQKKKLEADTSQLQIEVEEAVQECRNAEEKAKKAITDAAMMAEELKKEQDTSAHLERMKKNMEQTIKDLQHRLDEAEQIAMKGGRKQLQKLEARVKELENEVEMEQKKNAEAVKGIRKYERRIKELTYQTEEDRKNIARLQDLVDKLQLKVKSYKRSAEEAEEQANVHLGKFRKMQHELDEAEERADIAESQVNKLRAKSRDAGPKGFEEE